Proteins from one Naumovozyma castellii chromosome 3, complete genome genomic window:
- the NCAS0C00100 gene encoding uncharacterized protein, which translates to MGVCVMWMIYFSATGPYRFPDMLILKYAGNQRNLFVDPESRCLDIITEYSKNREGNPMCKTLDKVTSDHLFYYIIVARNMLKHAVGTEYADMKRDLFNETNGAAEESLLNGYLARS; encoded by the coding sequence ATGGGAGTGTGTGTCATGTGGATGATCTACTTTTCTGCCACCGGGCCCTACAGGTTTCCTGATATGCTGATACTGAAGTATGCTGGTAACCAACGTAACCTGTTTGTGGACCCTGAGTCTCGCTGCCTGGACATCATTACTGAGTATTCCAAAAACAGAGAGGGCAATCCAATGTGCAAGACCCTGGACAAGGTCACCTCAGACCACCTTTTCTACTACATCATAGTTGCACGTAACATGCTGAAGCACGCCGTGGGGACCGAGTATGCTGATATGAAACGGGACCTGTTCAACGAGACCAACGGTGCTGCTGAGGAGTCGTTGCTCAACGGCTACCTGGCTAGGTC
- the NCAS0C00110 gene encoding uncharacterized protein — protein sequence MHVVTAPTRQLVFFPLWAVAAFPLWTCLALFFLLAMASAFLGQTKKNRIYNWAKFYSLKPHSLPFPSHQTTIRKSTTTMFYISDNVSVVDGFVVLTIEKEGASVRKVVKKFHPKSKLFLLEERTKLANYALVDLDEYHTAFPGSDLVPVPSSQLFSVCTTSKRLFYTTPDGFRIVNSKTPDRHRRCSQEYTVIPVVYKDKPTKYLYLRDETHSTQYLLADVTVDRDIVHSKDSSFFEQEMNVGEIVFTENDLSVLAGFQQYKAQFAEDIYSYFSTIYSEVRSRYHRRPYLSSFHRPGYGETFPKDLQIPTIQKYSSMGSAFLFLAEVFPQLSFAEDFTCEHEQSPPKSIDAIASWFTFKLLPGSDNELWYLLVRICCYNWQDTSVAYPALHTLNSFRQLVDSIRALATYSVLYRFLHAGAIPGDSTADEIFFTKKSEPWTWTNVMYHKLTVAYQNYTKFNVRVCKPDAVLISGKKFSRSYIREFYANVKERFESNLSDLRQYFDKVLSVQAVADATLNSPTAIDVAENRIKPRIRCCC from the coding sequence ATGCATGTCGTAACTGCACCAACGCGTCAGCTCGtgttctttcctctttgggCCGTGGCCGCGTTCCCCCTGTGGACGTGCTTGGCgttgttttttcttctggCGATGGCGTCCGCTTTTCTGGGACAAACGAAGAAaaacagaatatataaCTGGGCCAAATTTTATTCCCTTAAACCACACTCTCTCCCCTTCCCATCCCACCAAACAACCATTCGCaaatccaccaccaccatgTTTTACATTTCAGATAACGTCAGCGTTGTCGATGGATTTGTCGTGTtaactattgaaaaggagGGTGCTTCTGTCCGCAAGGTTGTCAAGAAGTTCCACCCCAAGAGCAAGCTGTTCCTGCTGGAGGAGCGCACCAAGCTGGCCAACTACGCCCTGGTGGACCTGGACGAGTACCACACCGCCTTCCCCGGCTCCGACCTTGTCCCCGTCCCCAGCTCCCAGCTCTTCTCCGTCTGCACCACCTCCAAGAGGCTCTTCTACACCACCCCAGACGGCTTCCGCATCGTCAACAGCAAGACCCCAGACAGACACAGACGCTGCTCCCAGGAGTACACCGTCATCCCCGTGGTCTACAAGGACAAGCCCACCAAGTACCTCTATCTCAGGGACGAGACCCACTCCACGCAGTACCTGCTCGCCGACGTCACAGTCGACAGGGACATTGTGCACTCCAAGGACTCGTCCTTCTTCGAACAGGAGATGAATGTGGGTGAGATCGTGTTCACCGAGAACGATCTGTCCGTCTTGGCCGGCTTCCAGCAGTACAAGGCCCAGTTTGCAGAGGACATCTACTCCTACTTCTCCACCATCTACTCCGAGGTCAGGTCCAGGTACCACCGCCGTCCGTACCTGTCCTCGTTCCACCGTCCAGGCTACGGGGAGACCTTCCCCAAGGACCTGCAGATCCCCACCATCCAGAAGTACAGCTCCATGGGGTCTGCCTTTCTGTTTCTGGCGGAGGTGTTCCCACAACTCTCCTTTGCCGAGGACTTTACCTGCGAACATGAACAGAGTCCGCCCAAGTCCATTGATGCCATCGCCTCGTGGTTCACTTTCAAGCTGCTACCGGGCTCTGACAACGAACTGTGGTACCTTTTGGTGCGCATCTGCTGCTACAACTGGCAGGACACCTCCGTGGCGTACCCAGCTCTCCACACCTTGAACTCCTTTCGCCAGCTGGTCGACTCTATCCGGGCCCTGGCCACCTACTCTGTTCTCTACCGGTTTCTCCATGCTGGGGCCATCCCCGGTGACTCTACTGCCGATGagatcttcttcaccaagAAGAGTGAGCCATGGACCTGGACCAACGTCATGTACCACAAGCTGACCGTGGCGTACCAGAACTACACCAAGTTCAACGTCAGGGTGTGCAAGCCAGACGCCGTGCTTATCTCAGGCAAGAAGTTCTCCCGATCCTACATCAGGGAGTTCTACGCCAACGTCAAGGAGCGTTTCGAGTCCAACCTCTCTGACCTGCGTCAGTATTTCGACAAGGTCTTGTCTGTGCAGGCTGTTGCCGATGCCACGCTGAACTCTCCCACTGCCATCGATGTTGCTGAGAATAGAATCAAACCAAGAATTcgctgttgctgttga